The following coding sequences are from one Capsicum annuum cultivar UCD-10X-F1 chromosome 3, UCD10Xv1.1, whole genome shotgun sequence window:
- the LOC124896967 gene encoding uncharacterized protein LOC124896967: MFQSIITGQLVTYSLPIILNVELPIILKETKRRTSYAEKENNPCHLYEVLCTVCREDMGSEVGAMLPIYATKINSHLQQIDEQCLICSKSVNCRCEHTCYILAHQ, translated from the exons ATGTTTCAAAGTATAATTACAG GTCAGTTGGTGACATATTCCTTGCCAATAATCTTGAATGTAGAGTTGCCAATAATCTTGAAGGAAACCAAGCGCAGGACATCCTATGctgaaaaagaaaataacccATGTCATCTTTATGAAGTTTTATGTACTGTTTGCAGAGAAG ATATGGGATCAGAAGTTGGTGCAATGTTACCCATTTACGCTACGAAAATAAATTCGCATCTTCAGCAAATTGATGAACAATGTCTGATTTGCTCCAAATCTGTGAACTGCCGCTGTGAACATACATGCTACATATTAGCTCACCAATGA
- the LOC107865591 gene encoding uncharacterized protein LOC107865591, with the protein MSRPEVVWQISWQLLPEDFLCEEGRLLDNPDADLTNDELKNRCLQKLDKILRSCEKSFNGFPTMPKSCYGHEEVDHTNTLINEELRYNRRNLAQEHQQLLMQLTVEQKYAYDKIMTAMTEDKRRLLFLYGHGGTGKTFLWKTLSAGIRSKGDIVLNVASCGIASLLLPGERTFHSRFAIPLNITKDSTCNIKQGSPLAKLMVKAKFIIWDEAPMMHRYYFEALDQTLRDILRFKDPSNLDRPFEGKTIFLEEILNKSCR; encoded by the exons ATGTCACGACCTGAAGTTGTTTGGCAAATATCATGGCAGCTACTTCCAGAAGATTTCCTTTGTGAAGAAGGAAGATTACTGGATAACCCAG ATGCAGATCTAACAAATGATGAATTGAAAAATCGCTGCTTGCAAAAGTTGGACAAGATTTTAAGAAGTTGTGAAAAAAGTTTTAACGGATTTCCAACAATGCCAAAATCATGTTATGGTCATGAAGAAGTTGATCATACCAATACACTCATCAATGAGGAATTGCGCTATAATAGACGCAATTTGGCACAAGAACATCAACAATTGTTAATGCAATTAACAGTTGAGCAGAAGTATGCATATGATAAAATCATGACTGCAATGACCGAAGATAAAaggagattattatttttatatggtcaCGGAGGAACAGGCAAAACTTTTCTCTGGAAAACATTGTCTGCTGGCATACGCTCTAAAGGTGATATAGTACTAAATGTTGCATCATGTGGTATTGCATCTCTGTTGTTACCAGGAGAACGGACATTTCATTCGAGATTTGCGATTCCTCTAAATATAACTAAAGATTCAACATGCAACATTAAGCAAGGAAGTCCATTAGCTAAGTTGATGGTTAAGGCAAAGTTTATCATTTGGGATGAGGCACCAATGATGCATAGGTACTATTTTGAAGCTCTTGATCAAACTTTAAGAGATATTCTAAGATTTAAAGATCCATCAAATTTAGATCGGCCATTTGAAGGAAAGACGATTTTTTTGGAGGAGATTTTAAACAAATCTTGCCGGTAG